Proteins encoded together in one Synechococcus sp. BL107 window:
- the gap gene encoding type I glyceraldehyde-3-phosphate dehydrogenase gives MTLRVAINGFGRIGRNVLRGWISRGADTGLEIVGMNSTSDPKTSAHLLTYDSILGRLDPSVDIQTTDDTMIINGKEIKFFADRNPLNCPWKDWGVDLVIESTGVFNTDEKASMHIQAGAKKVILTAPGKGAGVGTFVVGVNDDQYRHEDWNILSNASCTTNCLAPIVKVLDQNFGMEWGLMTTIHSYTGDQRILDNSHRDLRRARAAALNMVPTTTGAAKAVALVYPEVKGKLTGFAMRVPTPNVSAVDLTFGTSKGATVEQVQAVMKEAAENGMKGIIKYSDLPLVSTDYAGTNESTIFDADLTYAMGDKAVKILAWYDNEWGYSQRVVDLAEVVAKNWK, from the coding sequence ATGACCCTGCGCGTTGCGATCAATGGATTCGGCCGGATTGGTCGCAATGTTTTGCGGGGTTGGATCAGCCGAGGGGCAGATACCGGTTTGGAAATTGTGGGGATGAACTCCACATCAGATCCCAAAACCAGTGCCCACCTGCTCACCTACGACTCCATTCTGGGGCGCTTGGATCCGTCTGTCGACATCCAAACCACTGATGACACGATGATCATCAACGGCAAAGAGATCAAATTCTTCGCCGATCGCAATCCCCTCAATTGCCCTTGGAAGGATTGGGGCGTTGATCTGGTGATCGAATCCACCGGTGTCTTCAACACCGACGAAAAAGCCAGCATGCACATCCAGGCTGGTGCCAAAAAAGTGATCCTCACCGCACCTGGTAAGGGCGCTGGTGTCGGCACCTTTGTGGTGGGCGTCAACGACGACCAGTACCGCCACGAGGATTGGAACATCCTCAGCAACGCCAGCTGCACCACCAACTGCCTGGCGCCAATCGTCAAAGTTTTGGATCAAAACTTCGGCATGGAGTGGGGTCTGATGACCACCATTCACAGCTACACCGGTGACCAGCGAATTCTCGACAACAGCCACCGCGACCTTCGTCGTGCCCGGGCTGCTGCCTTGAATATGGTTCCCACCACGACTGGTGCTGCCAAGGCTGTGGCCCTGGTTTATCCCGAAGTGAAGGGCAAGCTCACCGGTTTTGCCATGCGTGTCCCCACTCCAAACGTGTCGGCCGTTGACCTCACTTTTGGAACATCAAAGGGAGCAACTGTTGAGCAAGTGCAGGCCGTGATGAAGGAGGCTGCCGAAAATGGGATGAAGGGGATCATCAAGTACAGCGATCTGCCCTTGGTCTCTACCGACTACGCCGGTACCAACGAGTCCACCATTTTTGATGCCGACCTCACCTACGCCATGGGCGACAAGGCTGTGAAAATCTTGGCTTGGTACGACAACGAGTGGGGCTATAGCCAACGTGTTGTTGATTTGGCTGAAGTGGTCGCCAAAAACTGGAAGTAA
- the thiL gene encoding thiamine-phosphate kinase, with translation MKETLGELGESELLRRLSLFAPPGQLNDDSAALESDPRPIVVNTDVLVDGIHFSDVSTKPSDVGWRAVAANLSDLAASGAISVDGITVALVAPGDTPWSWVEGVYTGLRAALDAYGGVILGGDCSKGSQRLLSITALGRLGPLRLQRGEARPGDLLVTSGPHGLSRLGLAILQNDQALHGIALSDALRTAAINQHQRPIPRLAALQDLLTCKPESLPWRAGGTDSSDGLLAAIQGLCSSSGCGAVLDEQLLPRSTDWPSGEFWDRWCLAGGEDFELVLSLPQAWAQRWFDRQPQSRQIGWITAEKNMICWQQSRQRIDIEGFDHFTTTPTL, from the coding sequence ATGAAAGAGACCCTGGGCGAGCTTGGGGAGTCGGAGCTGTTGCGGCGGCTCTCTCTCTTTGCTCCTCCAGGCCAACTCAACGACGACAGTGCGGCTCTGGAGTCGGATCCTCGGCCCATTGTGGTGAATACCGATGTGCTGGTGGACGGGATCCATTTCAGTGACGTCAGCACCAAACCGAGCGATGTGGGCTGGCGAGCGGTAGCTGCCAACCTCTCCGACCTCGCCGCCAGTGGGGCGATCAGCGTGGATGGGATCACCGTGGCTCTCGTTGCACCTGGTGACACCCCCTGGAGCTGGGTGGAAGGCGTTTACACAGGCCTCAGAGCAGCCCTCGATGCCTATGGAGGTGTGATTCTTGGTGGGGATTGCTCAAAAGGCAGCCAGCGCTTGCTGTCGATCACTGCACTCGGGCGTCTGGGGCCGCTTCGCTTGCAACGGGGTGAAGCAAGACCAGGGGACCTCCTGGTGACCAGTGGGCCCCATGGACTCAGTCGACTGGGGTTAGCGATCCTTCAGAACGACCAAGCACTCCATGGGATCGCCCTTTCCGACGCTTTGCGAACGGCAGCGATCAATCAGCATCAGAGACCCATCCCACGTCTCGCCGCCCTTCAGGACCTCCTGACCTGCAAACCAGAGTCATTGCCGTGGCGAGCTGGGGGAACCGATAGCAGCGATGGATTACTGGCAGCCATTCAAGGGCTATGCAGCAGCAGTGGGTGCGGTGCAGTCCTCGATGAACAGCTCTTACCGCGCTCCACCGACTGGCCAAGCGGAGAATTCTGGGATCGCTGGTGCCTCGCAGGCGGCGAAGATTTCGAACTCGTCTTGAGCTTGCCGCAAGCCTGGGCACAACGCTGGTTCGACCGTCAACCGCAGAGCCGCCAGATCGGTTGGATCACAGCTGAAAAGAACATGATCTGCTGGCAGCAGAGTCGCCAACGGATCGACATCGAAGGATTCGACCATTTCACGACAACGCCAACCCTTTAA
- the murC gene encoding UDP-N-acetylmuramate--L-alanine ligase: MPRLLTPQTPVHFIGVGGIGMSALAKILVDRGHPVSGSDPRDNATVQHLESRGVTVFKEQTAESIQSVLSTNLQPPVVVISTAIPDTNPELQNARAHQLAIWHRSDLLAALIDQQASIAVAGSHGKTTTSTLITTLLIEAGEDPTAVIGGVVPCLGSNGHSGQGRLLVAEADESDGSLVKFSPSLGVITNLELDHTDHYKGLDDLISTLQRFGRGCERLIANYDDPILQEHFEPTAWWSNQQSENIAFAALPLQLDGDRCTARFYENGSAVGDFTLPMAGLHNLSNATAALAACRMEGVPFEALVKGLAQLQAPGRRFDLRGTWEGRHIVDDYAHHPSEVRATLTMAQLMVSSGRSPLPSSPQRLVAVFQPHRFSRTQQFFEAFAEALQNCDALLLAPVYAAGEQTIPGVCSNALAQRIRSLRPDLEIAVADDLDQLTDLVKQRSRPDDLVLAMGAGTVNSLWGRLAE, encoded by the coding sequence TTGCCACGCCTGCTCACGCCCCAAACACCTGTTCATTTCATCGGTGTGGGCGGTATAGGGATGTCGGCACTGGCAAAAATTTTGGTAGACCGCGGCCACCCCGTTAGCGGTTCAGACCCCCGCGACAACGCCACGGTTCAGCATCTTGAAAGTCGGGGCGTCACCGTTTTTAAAGAGCAAACCGCTGAAAGCATTCAATCGGTGCTCTCCACGAATCTTCAGCCACCGGTGGTGGTGATCAGCACAGCGATCCCCGACACCAACCCAGAGCTGCAAAACGCCCGTGCCCATCAACTGGCGATCTGGCATCGATCGGATCTCCTCGCTGCCCTCATCGATCAACAAGCTTCGATTGCCGTGGCGGGGAGTCACGGAAAAACAACCACCAGCACGCTGATCACCACCCTGCTCATCGAAGCCGGTGAAGATCCCACCGCTGTGATTGGTGGGGTTGTTCCATGCCTTGGCAGCAACGGTCATTCCGGTCAGGGTCGTTTATTGGTAGCCGAAGCAGACGAATCCGACGGATCGCTCGTGAAGTTCAGCCCCAGCCTTGGGGTCATCACCAACCTGGAACTCGATCACACCGACCATTACAAGGGCTTGGATGATTTGATCTCAACCTTGCAACGCTTTGGTCGGGGTTGCGAACGGTTGATCGCGAACTACGACGACCCAATCCTTCAGGAGCATTTTGAACCGACAGCCTGGTGGTCGAACCAGCAAAGCGAGAACATTGCCTTTGCAGCCTTGCCTCTGCAACTCGATGGCGATCGATGTACAGCACGGTTTTATGAAAACGGCTCTGCAGTGGGTGACTTCACCTTGCCGATGGCTGGTCTCCACAATTTGAGCAATGCCACGGCTGCCTTAGCGGCTTGCCGGATGGAAGGAGTTCCGTTTGAAGCGCTGGTCAAAGGCCTGGCTCAACTCCAAGCTCCAGGCCGCCGCTTTGATCTAAGGGGCACCTGGGAAGGTCGGCACATCGTTGATGACTATGCCCACCATCCCAGCGAAGTTCGCGCCACGTTGACAATGGCGCAACTGATGGTGAGCAGCGGGCGCAGTCCGCTTCCATCTTCACCACAACGGCTTGTGGCCGTGTTCCAACCGCACCGTTTCAGTCGCACCCAACAGTTCTTCGAAGCCTTTGCCGAAGCACTGCAGAACTGTGATGCACTGCTACTGGCTCCGGTTTATGCGGCCGGAGAACAAACAATTCCTGGCGTTTGCAGCAACGCCCTCGCCCAACGCATTCGATCGTTGCGACCAGACCTCGAAATCGCCGTTGCGGACGATCTTGATCAGCTCACCGATCTGGTAAAGCAACGCAGCCGACCCGATGACCTTGTGCTCGCCATGGGGGCTGGCACCGTCAACAGCCTCTGGGGACGACTGGCCGAATGA
- a CDS encoding YbaB/EbfC family nucleoid-associated protein, translating to MAGFGLPNFGQLTEAFRKAQQIQQDAQALQEELDGMEIEGKNADGRASVWLSGNQQPLRVRLDPALVQDGAEACEAATLEALQAAYEQSTATMKGRMEELTGGLNLNLPGMGG from the coding sequence ATGGCAGGCTTCGGACTTCCCAATTTCGGTCAGCTCACCGAAGCCTTCCGCAAGGCGCAGCAGATCCAGCAAGACGCCCAAGCTCTTCAAGAAGAGTTGGATGGCATGGAGATCGAGGGTAAAAATGCTGATGGCCGCGCCAGCGTTTGGCTGTCTGGCAACCAACAACCTTTGCGCGTCCGTCTCGATCCAGCACTCGTTCAGGACGGTGCAGAGGCATGCGAAGCAGCGACGCTAGAAGCCCTTCAAGCAGCCTATGAACAATCCACAGCCACGATGAAAGGCCGCATGGAGGAACTCACAGGCGGCTTGAATCTCAACCTCCCCGGGATGGGCGGCTGA
- the murB gene encoding UDP-N-acetylmuramate dehydrogenase: MTQLSPRHANANLADYTTWRVGGPAEWLAEPTTIAETMAWVEWAQHKGVPCQVIGAGSNLLIHDDGLPGLCLCLRKLQDHSIDAQSGVVEALAGEPIPSLARRAARAGLHGLEWAVGIPGTVGGAAVMNAGAQGGCTADSLISVRVMPKQGGQSFDLHCDELDFAYRHSRLQADNFVVLSARFQLEPGHDPKELSRITKENLNHRTTTQPYQQPSCGSVFRNPEPQKAGKLIENLGLKGTRVGGAEVSTMHANFIVNIGHAQANDINALIHLVQDRVEAEHGLRLHPEVKRLGFAATA, from the coding sequence ATGACGCAGCTATCGCCCCGCCACGCCAATGCCAACTTGGCGGACTACACCACCTGGCGGGTCGGTGGACCGGCCGAATGGCTGGCGGAGCCGACAACGATTGCTGAAACCATGGCGTGGGTGGAATGGGCTCAACACAAAGGGGTTCCCTGCCAAGTGATTGGAGCCGGCTCCAACCTGCTCATTCACGACGATGGATTGCCAGGACTCTGTCTTTGCTTACGCAAATTGCAAGATCACAGCATCGATGCCCAAAGCGGTGTTGTTGAAGCTCTGGCCGGTGAACCCATCCCTTCCCTCGCCAGACGAGCAGCCCGCGCCGGACTTCATGGACTGGAGTGGGCCGTTGGAATTCCAGGAACAGTCGGTGGTGCCGCTGTGATGAACGCGGGTGCTCAAGGAGGTTGCACGGCAGATTCTCTGATTTCAGTTCGGGTGATGCCCAAACAAGGTGGACAAAGCTTTGATCTGCATTGCGATGAACTGGATTTCGCCTACCGCCACAGCCGGCTGCAAGCGGACAATTTCGTGGTGCTGTCCGCACGTTTTCAACTCGAACCCGGCCATGACCCCAAGGAACTGAGTCGTATCACGAAAGAAAATCTCAACCACCGAACAACCACTCAGCCCTATCAGCAACCCAGTTGCGGCAGCGTGTTTCGCAATCCCGAACCGCAAAAGGCGGGGAAACTGATCGAAAATTTGGGGCTCAAAGGAACCCGCGTTGGTGGTGCTGAAGTGTCCACCATGCATGCCAATTTCATCGTGAACATTGGCCATGCCCAGGCCAACGACATCAATGCATTGATTCATTTGGTGCAAGACCGTGTTGAAGCCGAGCACGGGCTTCGCCTCCATCCAGAAGTCAAACGACTGGGATTTGCTGCCACCGCTTAA